One genomic region from Leptospiraceae bacterium encodes:
- a CDS encoding vitamin B12-dependent ribonucleotide reductase produces the protein MIINRYFTGTGETAYPGIEWTKRDSRIMNPDGSLVFEAKDILVPQDWSQVAVDILAQKYFRRRGLPKYLRRVNEDGIPQWLQRSEPDHEKLESMKPEDRYVGETDARQVFHRLAGCWAYWGYKYGYFSNEESAKAFYDEVCFMLASQMAAPNSPQWFNTGLYWAYGINGESQGHYYVDPSSGELLRSASSYEHPQPHACFIQSINDDLVNEGGIMDLWVREARLFKYGSGTGTNFSNIRGANEPLSGGGKSSGLMSFLKIGDRAAGAIKSGGTTRRAAKMVSLDMDHPDIEEFIDWKVEEEKKVASLVSGSIHNNRLLNHIMKACHDYKPTNGNPADCFDLKTNPGLKKAVLEARKAFCPDSYIKRVIELAKQGFKEILFEELTTDWQSDAYNTVSGQNSNNSVRITNEFMQAVEKDQNWNLYFRTEKENAKKENRRPKPSAQIKARDLWDKISYAAWSSADPGTQYHTTINEWHTCPADGEIKASNPCSEYMFLDNTACNLASANLRKFYTPETSVFKVEDFRYLCKIWTIILEISVTMAQFPSSEIARLSYEFRTLGLGYANLGSLLMVMGIPYDSKEAMAITGAITAIMHMTSYATSAEMASELGAFKGYERNKANMLRVIRNHKRAAYNSPAEDYEGLSIKPLGIDSAYCPGYLLKAAKEDSDRALELGEKYGYRNAQVTVLAPTGTIGLVMDCDTTGIEPDFALVKYKKLAGGGYFKIINQSVPLALKKLGYQDGEIDAIVNYCKGHATLHGAPHINVQTLKEKGFTQEILDRIESQLYTAFDLSFVFNKFTLGEDFLRNKLGIPAEEFNSISFNLLEKLGFTKEEIRAATDYVCGSMTVENSPFLQDRHLPVFDCANKCGRYGKRFLSYSSHIRMMAAAQPFLSGAISKTINLPEEASIEDVKDAYYSSWKMMLKANALYRDGSKLSQPLNSVSEILSITEEDGEHEKENVAKTAESMIYKYVSHRRKLPNRRAGYTQKAMVGGHKIYLRTGEYEDGQIGEIFIDMHKEGAAFRSLMNAFAISVSLGLQHGVPLEEYIEAFTFFKFEPNGMVGGNPHIKMCTSVIDYIFRELAITYLGRYDLAQVSPDDLRGDEIGRNNAERLSVRERETPTVSKQEEYSREQLDPISLSNVLRTGTAAQNNGNLMTKVREEAIIKGFTGDSCPECGSFQMVRNGSCLKCNSCGATTGCS, from the coding sequence ATGATTATCAACAGGTATTTTACCGGAACCGGAGAAACAGCATATCCCGGTATTGAATGGACAAAGAGGGACTCAAGGATTATGAATCCGGATGGTTCCCTGGTTTTTGAAGCGAAAGATATCCTTGTTCCGCAGGACTGGTCACAGGTTGCGGTAGATATACTGGCGCAGAAGTATTTTCGCAGAAGGGGACTTCCGAAATACCTGAGAAGGGTTAATGAAGACGGGATACCTCAATGGTTACAACGCTCCGAACCTGATCATGAGAAACTTGAATCTATGAAGCCGGAAGACCGTTATGTAGGCGAGACAGATGCAAGACAGGTTTTTCACCGTCTGGCAGGTTGCTGGGCCTACTGGGGGTATAAATACGGTTATTTTTCAAATGAAGAAAGTGCAAAAGCCTTTTATGATGAGGTATGTTTTATGCTGGCCTCTCAAATGGCAGCTCCCAATTCTCCGCAGTGGTTCAATACAGGATTATACTGGGCCTACGGAATTAATGGAGAGTCTCAGGGGCATTATTATGTAGACCCTTCCAGCGGAGAACTTCTACGTTCCGCTTCTTCTTATGAACACCCTCAGCCTCATGCCTGCTTCATCCAGTCTATAAACGATGACCTGGTGAATGAGGGTGGAATTATGGATCTCTGGGTAAGAGAAGCCCGGCTCTTTAAGTATGGTTCCGGCACAGGTACTAATTTTTCCAATATTCGAGGAGCAAATGAACCACTTTCCGGTGGAGGAAAAAGTTCCGGTTTAATGAGTTTTTTAAAAATAGGGGATAGGGCAGCCGGTGCCATTAAATCCGGTGGAACCACAAGGAGAGCTGCTAAAATGGTCAGCCTTGATATGGATCACCCCGATATCGAAGAATTTATTGATTGGAAAGTAGAAGAAGAAAAAAAAGTCGCTTCTCTGGTAAGCGGTTCTATTCACAATAACCGGCTTTTGAATCATATTATGAAAGCCTGCCATGATTATAAACCAACCAATGGAAATCCTGCAGACTGCTTCGACTTAAAAACAAATCCGGGTTTGAAAAAAGCTGTTTTGGAAGCAAGAAAGGCATTCTGTCCTGATAGTTACATCAAGCGTGTAATTGAACTTGCGAAGCAGGGCTTTAAAGAGATTTTATTTGAAGAACTTACCACGGACTGGCAATCTGACGCCTATAACACGGTATCCGGACAGAACAGTAATAATTCCGTGCGCATTACCAATGAGTTTATGCAGGCAGTTGAAAAAGACCAGAACTGGAACCTCTATTTTCGTACAGAAAAAGAAAATGCAAAAAAAGAAAACCGTCGTCCGAAACCTTCTGCACAGATAAAAGCCAGGGATCTCTGGGATAAAATTTCCTACGCTGCCTGGTCGAGTGCTGATCCGGGAACTCAGTATCATACAACCATTAATGAATGGCATACCTGTCCTGCAGATGGAGAAATTAAAGCTTCGAATCCCTGTTCGGAATATATGTTTCTGGATAATACCGCCTGCAACCTTGCTTCCGCCAACTTAAGAAAGTTTTATACTCCTGAAACTTCTGTATTCAAGGTTGAGGACTTTCGTTATCTTTGCAAAATTTGGACGATTATATTAGAAATATCTGTTACTATGGCTCAATTTCCATCATCGGAAATAGCAAGACTTTCCTATGAGTTTAGAACTTTAGGTTTAGGTTATGCAAACCTCGGTTCTTTACTGATGGTAATGGGAATTCCTTATGATTCTAAAGAAGCTATGGCTATCACAGGAGCGATTACGGCTATCATGCACATGACATCTTATGCCACATCGGCGGAGATGGCTTCTGAACTGGGAGCTTTTAAAGGCTATGAAAGAAATAAGGCCAATATGCTTCGGGTGATTCGAAATCATAAACGGGCGGCTTATAATTCTCCTGCGGAAGATTATGAAGGTTTAAGTATAAAACCTTTGGGGATAGATTCGGCTTATTGTCCGGGTTATTTGTTAAAAGCAGCCAAGGAAGATTCAGATAGAGCTCTGGAACTCGGAGAGAAATATGGTTATAGAAATGCACAGGTGACGGTTCTGGCTCCAACCGGAACGATTGGTCTTGTAATGGATTGTGATACAACCGGTATCGAACCCGACTTTGCACTGGTAAAATACAAGAAGTTAGCCGGTGGAGGATATTTTAAAATTATCAATCAATCAGTTCCACTCGCTCTTAAAAAATTGGGTTATCAGGATGGAGAGATAGATGCCATTGTGAACTATTGCAAGGGACATGCTACTTTACATGGTGCCCCCCATATTAATGTTCAGACATTAAAAGAGAAGGGATTTACCCAGGAAATACTGGATAGAATCGAGAGTCAGCTTTATACTGCATTTGATTTGAGTTTTGTTTTTAATAAGTTCACTCTCGGAGAAGATTTTCTAAGAAACAAACTGGGTATTCCGGCAGAAGAGTTTAATTCCATTTCCTTTAACCTTTTAGAAAAATTAGGTTTTACCAAAGAAGAAATTCGGGCTGCTACGGATTATGTTTGTGGTTCTATGACGGTTGAGAATTCTCCTTTCTTGCAGGATAGACATCTTCCTGTATTCGATTGTGCTAATAAATGTGGAAGATATGGAAAGCGTTTTCTTTCCTATAGTTCTCATATACGTATGATGGCCGCTGCCCAACCTTTCTTAAGCGGTGCTATTTCTAAAACAATTAATTTGCCGGAAGAAGCAAGTATTGAAGATGTTAAGGATGCTTATTATTCCTCCTGGAAAATGATGCTAAAAGCAAATGCTTTATATAGAGATGGTTCTAAACTTTCTCAACCTCTCAATTCAGTAAGTGAAATTCTGAGTATCACCGAGGAAGATGGAGAGCATGAGAAAGAAAATGTAGCGAAAACTGCTGAGAGTATGATCTACAAATATGTTTCCCATAGGCGAAAACTTCCTAACCGCAGGGCCGGCTATACACAAAAGGCCATGGTGGGCGGTCATAAGATTTATCTCCGAACCGGTGAATATGAAGACGGACAAATCGGAGAAATTTTCATTGACATGCACAAGGAAGGAGCTGCATTTCGAAGCCTCATGAATGCCTTTGCCATTTCTGTTTCCCTCGGTTTGCAACACGGAGTTCCCCTGGAGGAATATATCGAAGCCTTTACCTTTTTCAAGTTTGAACCCAATGGAATGGTAGGAGGCAACCCGCACATAAAAATGTGTACTTCGGTTATCGATTACATTTTCCGTGAACTTGCTATTACCTATCTCGGTAGATATGACCTGGCCCAGGTTTCTCCCGATGACTTGAGGGGTGATGAAATCGGACGTAATAATGCTGAGAGACTATCTGTGAGAGAAAGAGAAACTCCTACTGTTAGTAAACAGGAAGAATATAGCCGGGAACAACTGGATCCTATTTCCCTTTCTAATGTCCTGCGGACAGGTACAGCTGCACAGAATAATGGTAATTTAATGACAAAGGTTCGAGAGGAGGCTATCATAAAAGGTTTTACGGGTGATTCCTGTCCTGAATGTGGTTCTTTCCAGATGGTGAGAAACGGTTCCTGCTTAAAATGTAATTCCTGTGGGGCTACCACAGGCTGTAGTTAA
- a CDS encoding ABC transporter ATP-binding protein, with the protein MAEDIIIELKNVHKTFGSRKILKGMNIRVRRGETMVILGPSGTGKSVTLKHITGLVQPDEGDCLVFNQSISFSKEKIKKQIRARMGVLFQSGALINWLSVYENVALPLREHKLAKEEDIDRIVMEKLRWLDLVHAKDNLPGDISGGMKKRAGIARALTTNPEILLYDEPTSGLDPVMSNVFNELILRLQKELHVTSIVVTHDMSSAYMIADRISFVYEGEVVLCGTPTEIQSSAHPIIQQFIHGKTQGPMILDHSEKK; encoded by the coding sequence ATGGCCGAAGACATCATTATTGAACTAAAAAATGTTCACAAGACATTTGGTTCTCGAAAGATTTTGAAAGGTATGAATATTCGGGTTCGACGTGGTGAGACGATGGTAATCCTCGGTCCTTCCGGTACAGGGAAATCAGTTACCTTAAAACATATAACCGGTCTGGTTCAACCCGATGAGGGGGACTGTCTGGTCTTCAATCAATCCATTTCCTTCTCTAAGGAAAAAATTAAAAAACAGATTCGGGCAAGAATGGGAGTCCTTTTTCAATCAGGAGCTTTGATTAACTGGTTATCTGTTTATGAAAATGTGGCCTTACCTTTGCGAGAACATAAGCTGGCCAAAGAAGAAGATATTGATAGGATTGTGATGGAGAAGCTTCGCTGGTTAGATTTGGTGCATGCAAAAGATAATTTACCCGGTGACATCAGTGGAGGAATGAAGAAAAGAGCGGGAATTGCCAGGGCTCTGACGACGAATCCGGAAATTCTTCTCTACGATGAACCAACTTCAGGTCTGGATCCTGTAATGTCCAATGTATTTAATGAATTGATTTTACGTCTTCAGAAAGAATTACATGTTACTTCTATTGTTGTTACCCATGATATGAGCAGTGCTTATATGATAGCCGATAGAATTAGCTTTGTGTATGAGGGGGAAGTAGTTCTTTGTGGAACACCTACTGAAATTCAAAGTTCTGCTCACCCGATAATACAGCAATTTATACACGGAAAAACACAAGGACCTATGATACTCGATCATTCAGAGAAGAAGTAG
- a CDS encoding SGNH/GDSL hydrolase family protein translates to MDKNELFQLAWYKIFDSHQTRFSKSPNLQIYYRTMLSQIKLAKRFGKVDLCILGDSNAHNLGTYENMRKFGKIGLSINLAIPGSRADHWLHFFHSENGKKVYSEIKDSKILWNIGGNHIIQKDMERLEIKLQKLFSLFSKSYNCLVPPIWSRHMHFLGPELEINQQIQICNTYIKKIWKTHAIDTYSIFLNWDKTEPFILTHKDLVHFSKIGDDIRIPIILFSLLFIP, encoded by the coding sequence ATGGATAAAAACGAACTATTCCAACTGGCCTGGTATAAGATATTCGATTCTCACCAAACCCGATTTTCTAAAAGCCCAAACTTACAGATTTATTATCGGACAATGCTCTCACAAATAAAACTCGCAAAAAGATTCGGTAAAGTAGATCTTTGCATCCTGGGTGATAGCAATGCTCATAACCTTGGTACGTACGAAAATATGAGAAAGTTCGGGAAAATCGGTCTGAGTATCAATCTTGCAATTCCCGGAAGTAGAGCTGATCACTGGCTTCACTTTTTTCATTCCGAGAATGGTAAAAAGGTTTATTCGGAAATCAAAGATAGTAAAATTCTTTGGAATATAGGAGGGAACCATATCATTCAGAAAGACATGGAACGGCTCGAAATTAAATTGCAAAAGCTTTTTTCACTTTTTTCCAAAAGTTATAATTGTCTCGTTCCTCCTATCTGGAGTCGGCATATGCACTTTTTAGGTCCAGAATTGGAAATTAATCAACAGATCCAAATCTGCAATACCTACATAAAAAAAATATGGAAGACTCATGCCATCGATACCTATAGTATATTTTTAAATTGGGATAAAACAGAACCTTTTATTCTAACTCATAAAGATCTTGTACATTTCTCAAAAATAGGAGATGATATACGTATTCCTATAATTCTTTTCAGCCTATTATTTATCCCTTAA
- a CDS encoding ATP-binding protein → MKNIRNKIKVNHLGPIQEGEVEFGELTVLVGPQASGKSIFLTVDKLYNDMEHIKTSIEGNERREFKRKKEDYEEFLNLFLGDGSNEILTRADIKYNSKQLDFEKLFGKNYKKNTSQNSVTKHFYIPAQRVLTMQAGWPSLYPYLSPELPFTIKDFSDFIARELIKASNKRELLHTQIVQYVLNRNIYPNLKMEIIENVKPQLSLSSQEENLHIPYTAWSAGQKEISPLILGLYYLLPRAKISRRDSEYVTIEEPEMGLHPTAIIDIFFLILYLLTRGYKVRVSTHSVTIIELLWAVQSIKEVSKEKKTKALDSLISLFFSKEEIRNIRNFNTYLKSFPDLLEKTYKAYYFKREENGKTIIHDISSLDPIHEKEEIANWGGIGRYSEKIAGIVGDLYE, encoded by the coding sequence GTGAAAAATATAAGAAATAAGATTAAGGTCAATCATTTAGGACCTATTCAGGAAGGAGAAGTTGAATTTGGAGAACTGACAGTCTTGGTTGGTCCGCAGGCAAGTGGGAAAAGTATCTTTCTTACTGTTGATAAACTATATAATGACATGGAGCATATAAAGACCAGTATAGAAGGAAATGAAAGAAGAGAATTCAAACGAAAGAAAGAGGATTATGAAGAATTTCTAAATCTTTTTCTGGGAGATGGTTCCAATGAAATTTTAACTCGAGCAGATATAAAATATAATTCAAAACAGCTTGATTTTGAAAAGCTATTCGGAAAAAACTATAAAAAAAATACAAGCCAGAACTCAGTAACCAAACATTTCTATATTCCTGCACAAAGAGTTTTAACTATGCAAGCCGGATGGCCTTCTTTGTATCCTTATTTAAGTCCGGAATTACCTTTTACAATTAAAGATTTTAGTGATTTTATAGCGAGAGAACTCATTAAAGCTTCAAATAAACGTGAATTATTACATACGCAAATTGTTCAGTATGTATTAAATCGAAACATTTATCCCAATTTAAAAATGGAAATTATTGAGAATGTTAAGCCACAATTATCTCTCTCTTCACAAGAAGAAAATTTACACATTCCTTATACAGCATGGTCAGCCGGACAGAAAGAAATTTCTCCCTTAATCCTTGGATTATATTACCTTTTACCTCGAGCAAAAATAAGCAGACGAGACTCTGAATATGTAACCATAGAAGAACCGGAGATGGGACTTCATCCAACGGCAATCATAGATATATTTTTTCTCATTCTCTATTTGTTAACCAGAGGTTACAAAGTTCGAGTATCTACTCATTCTGTAACAATTATAGAGTTGTTATGGGCCGTTCAGTCTATTAAAGAAGTAAGTAAGGAAAAGAAAACAAAAGCTTTAGATAGCTTAATTTCATTATTTTTCAGTAAAGAAGAAATACGGAATATTAGAAATTTTAATACCTATTTAAAAAGTTTCCCGGATTTGTTAGAAAAAACATACAAAGCTTACTATTTTAAAAGAGAGGAAAATGGAAAAACTATTATACATGATATCTCCAGTCTGGACCCAATTCACGAAAAAGAGGAAATTGCCAATTGGGGCGGTATAGGAAGATATAGTGAAAAAATAGCAGGGATTGTGGGAGACTTGTATGAGTAA
- a CDS encoding PilZ domain-containing protein has protein sequence MSIEQERRQQERIVSSKSFSHFRVKIQFYTLKIDGYILNISGHGMGLRLTESLPLEIGQFLSLEIMNLSTKESFRLQATLAWQKQEAVKDRIVYHIGCQFSKEIDLSDDLIAINYSIENDNNL, from the coding sequence ATGTCAATAGAACAGGAAAGAAGACAGCAGGAAAGGATTGTTTCTTCAAAAAGTTTCAGTCATTTTCGAGTGAAAATACAATTTTATACACTGAAAATAGATGGTTATATACTCAATATTTCCGGTCATGGGATGGGTTTACGTTTAACGGAATCTCTTCCTCTCGAAATTGGTCAATTTCTTTCTTTAGAAATAATGAACTTATCAACGAAAGAATCTTTTCGATTGCAGGCCACATTGGCCTGGCAAAAACAGGAAGCAGTTAAAGACCGGATTGTATATCATATAGGATGCCAATTTTCAAAAGAAATTGATCTGAGTGATGACTTAATCGCAATAAATTACTCTATAGAGAATGATAATAATTTATGA
- a CDS encoding peptidase M14: MYKIPKEEEIPFRLKSFIFSFSFPKKILEEEGASIYESKKNLTNNRINLLEKKDIPFHYIKAKFFVDPSSAFYKDYNEVKTSLKNLAEKNPSFIEYKIIGKSRKGRHIPALVLSYKKSTKEKISILLNGAHHGDEQISTEHVLYTLEKIIRDKRKYQTLLERTKIWFVPIVNPDGYENFWRFSMQMGRKNGMENKSYSVEERIHSGVDLNRNYPFHWNSGNEKASSSDYVSSHYRGESPASEPEVQAMIQLAESERFSYSLSFHSFGTCILFPYTIDNLKNPEPSYAEGLAKKMSDYAISIRRKFSRYTPLKKIYSVDGTFQDYLFFTYGTMALLIESSHQNPEYPLAREVVKNFHPATEAFLFDFLETEAIFLKVRNQFGEALEAEVQIPGIKYYEGEKYTSSPKTGLFFKPLGLKKKYKIRLIKESYKTMEVEIEAIKGLQDPFQIIMEKKALLGK, translated from the coding sequence TTGTATAAAATTCCTAAAGAAGAGGAAATTCCATTTCGTTTAAAGTCTTTCATCTTTTCTTTTTCATTTCCTAAAAAAATTTTAGAAGAAGAGGGTGCTTCTATTTATGAGTCTAAGAAAAATTTAACAAATAATAGAATCAATTTATTAGAAAAAAAAGATATTCCTTTTCATTATATTAAAGCTAAATTCTTTGTAGATCCATCTTCTGCTTTTTATAAAGACTATAACGAAGTGAAAACTTCTCTTAAAAATTTAGCTGAAAAAAATCCTTCCTTTATCGAATATAAAATTATTGGAAAAAGCAGGAAGGGAAGACATATACCGGCACTTGTGCTCAGTTATAAAAAATCAACAAAAGAAAAGATTTCTATCTTACTCAATGGAGCTCATCATGGGGATGAACAAATTTCAACCGAACATGTTTTGTATACATTGGAGAAAATCATCCGGGATAAGAGAAAATATCAAACTCTTTTAGAAAGAACAAAAATATGGTTTGTTCCCATTGTTAACCCGGATGGTTATGAAAACTTCTGGAGATTTTCCATGCAGATGGGAAGAAAGAATGGTATGGAGAATAAAAGCTATTCAGTAGAGGAAAGGATTCACTCAGGTGTAGATTTAAATCGTAATTACCCTTTTCATTGGAATTCGGGAAATGAAAAAGCCTCTTCTTCAGATTATGTATCCTCTCATTATCGGGGAGAGAGTCCCGCATCGGAGCCGGAGGTTCAGGCAATGATACAACTTGCTGAGTCTGAAAGGTTTAGTTATTCTTTAAGTTTCCATTCTTTTGGAACCTGCATTCTTTTTCCCTATACTATAGATAATTTAAAGAATCCGGAACCTTCCTATGCAGAAGGGTTAGCAAAAAAAATGAGTGATTATGCTATTTCTATAAGAAGGAAATTTAGTCGTTATACTCCTTTAAAAAAAATTTACTCGGTAGATGGAACCTTTCAGGACTATTTATTTTTTACATACGGGACGATGGCTCTTCTGATTGAAAGTTCCCATCAGAATCCCGAGTATCCTCTTGCAAGGGAGGTAGTGAAAAATTTCCATCCGGCAACGGAAGCTTTTCTTTTTGATTTTTTAGAAACAGAAGCTATTTTTTTAAAAGTAAGGAATCAATTTGGGGAAGCATTGGAAGCAGAGGTGCAGATACCCGGAATCAAATATTATGAAGGAGAGAAATATACCTCATCTCCCAAAACCGGACTTTTTTTTAAACCCCTTGGTTTGAAGAAAAAATATAAGATACGTCTTATAAAAGAATCTTATAAAACAATGGAAGTTGAAATAGAAGCAATAAAAGGCTTACAGGACCCCTTTCAAATTATTATGGAGAAGAAAGCTTTGTTGGGAAAGTAA